In a single window of the Rhopalosiphum padi isolate XX-2018 chromosome 1, ASM2088224v1, whole genome shotgun sequence genome:
- the LOC132931897 gene encoding cytadherence high molecular weight protein 3-like produces the protein MSRVIFLVCGLCVFVAGQNIIDKSDVKKRSTYDTDNGQKVQLEQGTSDQGGYNQNVFGKGVSLDQGAYEQTVSVDQGTHNQGTYGQTLQLNQVTHDQGAYEQTVAVDQGTHNQGTYEQTVQLNQVTHDQGAYEQTVAVDQGTHNQGTYGQTAQLNQVTRGQIIHSQEAYGLQSSQVQEIHGENVSNGPAKVQYQTVEKEVIQPYPVEVEKRVPYPVKVEVPVDRPYPVQVPKPYPVQVEKPVPYEVKVNVPQPYTVYKHVPYEVKVPVDKPYTVHVPVPYTVHVQKLVPYEVVKHVPYPVSMFVDRPYTVLVPYEKHVPYMVNRPVPYPVSVPVDKPYQVIVEKRVPFTVNKPVPYIVHKPVPYQVKVPQRIEVPVPYPVGVQTEKPFEYDSWRPIIQQVSGNKPEYNFYRSENHGGHKFN, from the coding sequence ATGAGCAGAGTAATATTTTTGGTGTGCGGACTGTGTGTCTTCGTTGCTGGCCAAAACATAATCGATAAAAGCGACGTTAAAAAAAGAAGTACGTATGATACCGATAATGGTCAAAAAGTACAACTCGAACAAGGAACATCTGACCAAGGAGGATACAACCAAAACGTGTTCGGAAAAGGAGTATCACTAGATCAAGGAGCATACGAACAAACTGTGTCAGTAGATCAAGGGACACACAACCAAGGTACATATGGACAAACGTTGCAGTTAAACCAAGTGACACACGACCAAGGAGCATACGAACAAACAGTAGCAGTAGATCAAGGGACACACAACCAAGGTACATATGAACAGACGGTGCAGTTAAACCAAGTGACACACGACCAAGGAGCATACGAACAAACAGTAGCAGTAGATCAAGGGACACACAACCAAGGTACATATGGACAGACTGCGCAATTAAACCAAGTGACACGAGGCCAAATTATACACAGTCAAGAAGCGTATGGTTTGCAAAGTAGTCAAGTCCAAGAGATACACGGTGAGAATGTTTCTAATGGGCCGGCAAAAGTTCAATACCAGACGGTTGAAAAAGAGGTGATCCAACCATACCCGGTCGAGGTGGAGAAACGCGTACCATACCCGGTAAAGGTCGAAGTACCCGTCGACCGCCCTTATCCAGTGCAAGTACCCAAGCCGTATCCGGTTCAAGTAGAAAAACCGGTCCCATACGAAGTCAAAGTCAACGTACCACAACCGTATACCGTCTACAAGCACGTCCCTTATGAAGTAAAGGTACCCGTCGACAAACCATACACCGTCCATGTACCCGTTCCGTACACAGTGCACGTCCAGAAATTGGTTCCATACGAAGTCGTCAAGCACGTCCCTTACCCCGTCAGCATGTTCGTCGACAGACCGTACACAGTGCTCGTGCCATACGAGAAGCACGTACCGTATATGGTGAACAGGCCGGTTCCCTACCCAGTCAGCGTGCCCGTTGACAAGCCATACCAGGTAATCGTCGAGAAGCGCGTACCGTTCACCGTGAACAAACCTGTTCCGTATATCGTGCACAAGCCAGTCCCGTACCAAGTTAAAGTCCCACAGAGAATTGAAGTTCCTGTACCATATCCAGTTGGTGTTCAAACTGAAAAGCCCTTTGAGTACGATTCGTGGAGGCCAATTATTCAACAAGTCTCCGGCAACAAACCTGAATACAATTTCTACCGAAGCGAAAACCATGGTGGACATAAGTTTAATTAG
- the LOC132918646 gene encoding LOW QUALITY PROTEIN: uncharacterized protein LOC132918646 (The sequence of the model RefSeq protein was modified relative to this genomic sequence to represent the inferred CDS: substituted 1 base at 1 genomic stop codon) codes for MTKISLTVCLLGLCCSAFALGVKIPAEEKKTTSDNVKNHDKRGIFDTGYGYGSGGFGHQLTGHDYHHEPQVLSKTIIKEVAQPYPVEVEKHVPYPVKVEVPVDRPYPVHVPKPYPVHVDKPVPYEVKVNVPXPYTVYKHVPYEVKVPVDKPYTVHVPKPYTVYVEKRVPYEVTKHVPYTVKVPVDKPYTVHVPVEKHVPYTVEKPVPYPVKVPVDRPYPVTVEKHVPYPVDKPVPYTVEKPVPYLVKVPVKVEVPVPYKENEHEEKYYSESKYEGGLSHYDQHEHNNYCTGLHRCKTQLPLQKPSAQTNRHQLIIPFKTKNNMNRILLVTIVVGLCAFALATKTQDEKKPASNDSKNQDKRGIFDTGYGYGSGGFGHQLSGHDYHHEPQVLSKTIIKEVAQPYPVEVEKHVPYPVKVEVPVDRPYPVHVPKPYPVHVDKPVPYEVKVKVPQPYTVYKHVPYEVKVPVDKPYTVHVPKPYTVYVEKRVPYEVTKHVPYTVKVPVDKPYTVHVPVEKHVPYTVEKPVPYPVKVPVDRPYPVTVEKHVPYPVDKPVPYTVEKPVPYHVKVPVKVEVPVPYEVPHQYHQHEEHSYGETSYGEHGSHSY; via the exons ATGACGAAGATTTCACTAACGGTGTGCCTTCTCGGGCTGTGCTGCAGTGCTTTTGCTTTAGGCGTAAAAATACCTGCAGAAGAGAAGAAAACAACGTCTGACAATGTGAAAAACCACGACAAGAGAGGCATTTTCGACACCGGCTATGGATACGGATCCGGCGGTTTCGGTCATCAGCTTACCGGTCACGACTACCACCACGAACCACAAGTGCTGTCCAAGACTATCATCAAGGAAGTCGCCCAACCGTACCCAGTCGAAGTCGAGAAACACGTACCGTACCCGGTAAAGGTCGAAGTACCCGTCGACCGCCCATATCCCGTACATGTGCCCAAACCGTATCCAGTGCACGTCGACAAGCCCGTCCCGTACGAGGTCAAAGTCAATGTTCCATAACCGTACACCGTCTACAAACACGTCCCTTATGAAGTCAAGGTACCCGTCGACAAACCATACACCGTCCACGTGCCCAAGCCATACACCGTTTACGTCGAGAAGCGCGTCCCTTATGAAGTCACCAAGCACGTACCTTACACAGTCAAAGTTCCCGTCGACAAGCCGTACACCGTGCACGTGCCCGTCGAGAAGCACGTTCCTTACACCGTCGAAAAGCCAGTACCTTACCCGGTCAAAGTTCCGGTCGATCGCCCGTACCCAGTGACTGTCGAGAAGCACGTGCCTTATCCCGTCGACAAACCGGTACCGTACACGGTCGAGAAACCAGTGCCGTACCTCGTCAAAGTTCCTGTCAAAGTCGAAGTACCAGTGCCGTACAAAGAAAACGAACACGAAGAAAAATACTATTCAGAATCAAAGTACGAGGGAGGACTATCACATTACGATCAACACGAGCataacaattatt GCACTGGACTTCATCGGTGCAAGACACAGCTGCCACTACAAAAGCCAAGCGCGCAGACGAACAGACATCAGTTGATTATTCCgttcaaaacaaaaaacaatatgaatagAATACTGCTCGTGACGATCGTGGTCGGGTTGTGCGCATTCGCGTTAGCAACGAAAACGCAGGACGAAAAAAAACCTGCATCCAATGACAGCAAAAACCAAGACAAGAGAGGCATTTTCGACACCGGATATGGATACGGATCCGGCGGTTTCGGTCATCAGCTTTCCGGTCACGACTACCACCACGAACCACAAGTGCTGTCCAAGACTATCATCAAGGAAGTCGCCCAACCGTACCCAGTCGAAGTCGAGAAACACGTACCGTACCCGGTAAAGGTCGAAGTACCCGTCGACCGCCCATATCCCGTACATGTGCCCAAACCGTATCCAGTGCACGTCGACAAGCCCGTCCCGTACGAGGTCAAAGTCAAGGTTCCACAACCGTACACCGTCTACAAACACGTCCCTTATGAAGTCAAGGTACCCGTCGACAAACCATACACCGTCCACGTGCCCAAGCCATACACCGTTTACGTCGAGAAGCGCGTCCCTTATGAAGTCACCAAGCACGTACCTTACACAGTCAAAGTTCCCGTCGACAAGCCGTACACCGTGCACGTGCCCGTGGAGAAGCACGTTCCTTACACCGTCGAAAAACCAGTACCCTACCCGGTCAAAGTTCCGGTCGATCGCCCGTACCCAGTGACCGTCGAGAAGCACGTGCCTTATCCCGTCGACAAACCGGTGCCGTACACGGTCGAGAAACCAGTGCCGTACCACGTCAAAGTTCCTGTCAAAGTCGAAGTCCCTGTACCATACGAAGTGCCACATCAATATCACCAACACGAAGAACACTCATATGGTGAAACATCGTACGGCGAACACGGAAGCCACAGTTATTAA
- the LOC132931902 gene encoding zinc finger protein 512B-like, with the protein MKTFLFTACVIGLCAFAIAANEPEANISKETKNHFKRGIIDTEYGYGSDFDVHKQTNNYDYTQQVHHAQQVLSKTIIKEVSQPYPVEVEKHVPYPVKVEVPVDRPYPVHVPKPYPVHIDKPVPYEVKVNVPQPYNVYKQVPYEVKYPVDRPYTVHVPKPYTVVVEKRVPYEVVKHVPYPVKVFVDKPYTVQVPVDKHVPYTVEKHIPYPVNVPVDRPYPVTVEKHVPYPVDKPVPYTVEKPVPYPVKVPVKVEVPVPYKENEHEEKYYPKYEGEQPQYFNEQNEHDSY; encoded by the coding sequence ATGAAGACGTTTTTATTTACGGCGTGCGTTATTGGGTTGTGCGCATTCGCGATAGCTGCGAACGAGCCCGAAGCAAATATATCTAAAGAAACCAAAAACCACTTCAAAAGAGGCATTATCGATACCGAGTATGGATACGGTTCGGATTTCGATGTGCACAAGCAAACCAATAACTACGACTATACACAACAAGTTCACCACGCACAACAAGTTCTATCTAAGACTATCATCAAGGAGGTTTCCCAACCATACCCAGTCGAAGTCGAGAAACACGTACCGTACCCGGTAAAGGTGGAAGTACCCGTCGATCGCCCTTATCCAGTACATGTGCCCAAACCGTATCCAGTGCATATTGACAAGCCTGTCCCGTACGAAGTCAAAGTCAACGTGCCACAACCCTATAATGTGTACAAGCAAGTCCCGTACGAAGTCAAATATCCAGTCGACAGACCGTACACCGTCCACGTACCCAAGCCATACACCGTTGTCGTCGAGAAACGAGTACCTTACGAAGTCGTCAAGCACGTCCCTTATCCCGTTAAGGTATTTGTCGATAAGCCGTACACCGTGCAAGTGCCCGTCGACAAACACGTCCCGTACACTGTTGAAAAACACATACCCTATCCGGTTAATGTACCAGTAGACCGCCCGTACCCGGTGACCGTCGAGAAGCACGTGCCGTATCCCGTCGATAAACCGGTGCCGTACACAGTCGAGAAACCAGTGCCTTACCCAGTCAAAGTTCCCGTCAAAGTCGAAGTGCCAGTGCCGTACAAAGAAAATGAACATGAAGAAAAATACTACCCAAAATATGAGGGAGAACAACCGCAGTATTTCAACGAACAAAACGAACACGACAGTTATtaa
- the LOC132918648 gene encoding titin-like: protein MGVRDTTKTGESNGIASVDRSDPKSNDNMRGVFKVVCVFGLCAYALASENTTGKSIDKADKTTATADDSKNQGKRGIFDTGYGYGSGGFGHQLTGHDYHHEPQVLSKTIIKEVAQPYPVEVEKHVPYPVKVEVPVDRPYPVHVPKPYPVHVDKPVPYEVKVNVPQPYTVYKHVPYEVKVPVDKPYTVHVPKPYTVYVEKRVPYEVTKHVPYTVKVPVDKPYTVHVPVEKHVPYTVEKPVPYPVKVPVDRPYPVTVEKHVPYPVDKPVPYTVEKPVPYHVKVPVKVEVPVPYEVPHQYHQHEEHSYGETSYGEHGSHSYDLIFIDIYSVFAITMRGILYTACVFGLCAYALAKDDEVKNAPVEDDKKSSADKTQDKRSLFDTGYGYGSSYGYDAHVGGDDYHGHGHVLSKTIIKEVAHPYPVPVEKHVPYPVKVAVPVDRPYPVHVPKPYPVHVEKPVPYPVKVAVPQPYPVVKEIPVPVKVPVDRPYPVHVPKPYPVYVEKHVPYPVEKHIPYPVKVPVDRPYPVHVPVEKHVPYPVEKPVPYPVKVPVDRPYPVTVEKHIPYPVEKPIPYPVVKHIPYPVKVPVKVEVPVPYPVKSHEHHYEHHDDHHSSY, encoded by the exons ATGGGTGTTCGGGATACTACAAAAACGGGTGAATCCAACGGAATAGCATCAGTCGATCGATCCGATCCAAAGTCCAACGACAATATGAGAGGAGTATTCAAAGTAGTGTGCGTGTTCGGTCTGTGCGCCTACGCATTGGCGTCGGAAAATACTACAGGTAAATCGATAGATAAAGCAGACAAAACCACAGCAACCGCCGACGATAGCAAGAACCAAGGCAAGAGGGGCATTTTCGACACCGGCTATGGATACGGATCCGGCGGTTTCGGTCATCAGCTTACCGGTCACGACTACCACCACGAACCACAAGTGCTGTCCAAGACTATCATCAAGGAAGTCGCCCAACCGTACCCAGTCGAAGTCGAGAAACACGTACCGTACCCGGTAAAGGTAGAAGTACCCGTCGACCGCCCATATCCCGTGCATGTACCCAAACCGTATCCAGTGCACGTCGACAAGCCCGTCCCGTACGAGGTCAAAGTCAATGTTCCACAACCGTACACCGTCTACAAACACGTCCCTTATGAAGTCAAGGTACCCGTCGACAAACCATACACCGTCCACGTGCCCAAGCCATACACCGTTTACGTCGAGAAGCGCGTCCCTTATGAAGTCACCAAGCACGTACCTTACACAGTCAAAGTTCCCGTCGACAAGCCGTACACCGTGCACGTGCCCGTCGAGAAGCACGTTCCTTACACCGTCGAAAAGCCAGTACCCTACCCGGTCAAAGTTCCGGTCGATCGCCCGTACCCAGTGACCGTCGAGAAGCACGTGCCTTATCCCGTCGACAAACCGGTGCCGTACACGGTCGAGAAACCAGTGCCGTACCACGTCAAAGTTCCTGTCAAAGTCGAAGTCCCTGTACCATACGAAGTGCCACATCAATATCACCAACACGAAGAACACTCATATGGTGAAACATCGTACGGCGAACACGGAAGCCACAGTTAT gatttaatatttattgatatttatagcgTGTTCGCTATCACGATGAGAGGTATCCTGTACACGGCGTGCGTATTCGGGCTTTGCGCCTACGCTCTGGCTAAGGACGATGAAGTGAAGAACGCTCCAGTTGAAGACGACAAGAAGTCGTCCGCGGACAAGACCCAGGACAAGAGGAGCCTGTTCGACACCGGTTACGGATACGGTTCGAGTTATGGATACGACGCCCATGTCGGTGGCGACGATTACCACGGTCACGGACACGTGCTGTCCAAGACCATCATCAAGGAGGTGGCGCACCCTTACCCAGTACCAGTCGAAAAGCACGTGCCATACCCCGTGAAGGTGGCCGTGCCCGTCGACCGCCCATACCCCGTCCACGTGCCAAAACCTTACCCAGTGCACGTTGAGAAACCAGTGCCGTACCCCGTCAAGGTAGCCGTGCCGCAGCCATACCCAGTTGTCAAGGAGATCCCGGTACCGGTTAAGGTTCCAGTCGATCGCCCGTACCCTGTGCACGTTCCCAAGCCATACCCAGTGTACGTCGAGAAGCACGTCCCATACCCAGTGGAAAAACACATCCCATACCCCGTCAAGGTGCCAGTCGACCGTCCATACCCGGTTCACGTACCCGTCGAGAAGCACGTCCCATACCCCGTCGAGAAGCCAGTGCCCTACCCCGTCAAGGTGCCCGTCGACCGCCCGTACCCGGTAACAGTCGAGAAACACATACCGTATCCAGTCGAGAAGCCCATCCCGTACCCAGTCGTCAAGCACATCCCGTACCCGGTCAAAGTTCCTGTCAAAGTCGAAGTCCCAGTACCGTACCCGGTCAAGAGCCACGAACACCACTACGAACATCACGACGACCACCACAGCAGCTATTAA
- the LOC132931898 gene encoding cell surface glycoprotein 1-like, which produces MTVILLKMTYVIGLCTLVAGGTEPQTNKTEETVAATTTTAPAVTITDDGKGHDKRGIFDTGYGYAATSFSNVVHGQHFMHRHEQRVIAKTIIQEVAQPYPVEVEKRIPYPVKVEVPVDRPYPVHVPKPYPVHVDKPVPYEVKVNVPQPYIVYKQVPYEVKYPVDKPYTVHVPQPYTVYVEKRVPYEVVKHVPYPVKVFVDKPYTVQVPVDKHVPYTVEKPVPYPVKVPVDRPYPVTVEKHVPYPVDKPVPYPVEKPVPYPVKVPVKVHVPVPYEVNSHEQKLYDQTQLKEEIEQQQQQYETEEQSQPQQYEPEEQSQPEVQTQPQQYEPEVQSQPQQYEHEEQLQPQLQYVNEIKSQQRQLQYKNEEQLQKQDDRNEQPQQPDEHSEQTQQQGGEPENVDYR; this is translated from the coding sequence ATGACAGTAATATTGTTGAAAATGACGTATGTCATCGGGTTGTGCACGTTAGTCGCTGGCGGAACGGAGCCGCAGACCAACAAGACTGAGGAGACCGTCGCGGCGACGACTACAACAGCGCCAGCGGTGACGATAACTGACGACGGCAAAGGACATGACAAAAGAGGCATATTCGACACCGGTTACGGTTACGCCGCGACTAGTTTCAGCAATGTAGTACACGGTCAACACTTCATGCACAGGCACGAGCAGAGAGTGATCGCCAAGACGATCATCCAAGAGGTCGCCCAACCGTATCCGGTTGAAGTCGAAAAACGCATACCTTACCCAGTAAAGGTCGAAGTACCCGTCGACCGCCCTTATCCAGTGCACGTGCCCAAGCCATATCCGGTGCACGTCGACAAGCCCGTGCCGTACGAAGTCAAAGTCAACGTGCCACAACCCTATATAGTCTACAAGCAAGTCCCATACGAAGTCAAGTATCCAGTCGACAAACCGTACACAGTTCACGTACCCCAACCATACACTGTTTACGTCGAGAAACGTGTACCTTACGAAGTCGTCAAGCACGTCCCTTATCCCGTTAAGGTGTTTGTCGATAAACCGTACACTGTGCAAGTGCCAGTCGACAAACACGTCCCGTACACCGTCGAAAAACCCGTACCCTATCCGGTTAAAGTACCAGTAGACCGCCCGTACCCGGTGACCGTCGAGAAGCACGTGCCGTATCCCGTCGACAAACCGGTGCCATATCCGGTCGAGAAACCAGTGCCGTATCCTGTCAAAGTTCCAGTAAAAGTCCACGTACCGGTACCTTACGAAGTGAACAGCCAcgaacaaaaattatatgatcAGACTCAACTTAAAGAAGAAATagaacaacagcaacagcagtaCGAAACCGAAGAACAATCTCAACCGCAACAATACGAACCCGAAGAACAATCTCAACCAGAAGTACAGACACAGCCACAACAATATGAACCTGAAGTGCAGTCACAACCACAACAATACGAACACGAAGAACAATTGCAACCACAACTGCAGTatgtaaatgaaataaaatcacaACAACGACAACTGCAATATAAAAACGAAGAACAGTTACAAAAACAAGATGATCGCAATGAACAACCACAACAACCTGACGAACATTCGGAACAAACACAGCAACAAGGTGGTGAACCAGAGAACGTCGATTATCgataa